The Marinobacter bohaiensis genome segment ACGTCTTGCTGTGGGTGTGCCATGCGCATCTCCCTGTGGCAATTCGATGGCCAATCGGGGCAAAGGCGCGAGCCCCAGGGTAAAGACATTCCCGTAACCGGCCGTCATCGTCAAGTGGGAGGGTATGGGATTTTGAGAAAGCCCAAACAACAACGCCGGGCAAAGCCCGGCGTGTTTATGACAGCCCTTGTGCGCTGGCTGGAAGGAAGGTCGACAATCCGGGCTATTCGATGACCGGCTCGCCGTTGCTGTCATTCCAGATTTTGCGTTCGCCGGAATCCATCTTGCCGTTGCTATCCCAGAACTCGCGGTCTTCGGAATCATCGATCTTGCCGTTGTCATCCCAGACTTCCCGATTCTGGGTGGCTTCGTCCACCTTGCCGTTATCGTCCCAGATCACACGATCCTTACTGCAGCCGGCAAGCGCCACACCCAGCACGGCAACCCATATCAGCTTACGCATGAAAAAACTCCCGGTTGATTTCACACGAGCCTATTGCAACACAAATCCTGGCGCCACCCCATTACGTGTCGCTCATCATTGCAGTTCTCAGGAATTTCTATTTGAAGCCGTGGCGTTCGCGGTTGCGCTGCTTGTCCTTCTCGCCTTTACGCAACATGACGTAGACCGCACCGGTGCCGCCATGATGTCTCTGGGCCGAGTGAAAAGCCATGACCGCGTCCAGCTCCGGCAGCCATTTGGCGAGATAACTCTTGAGCTGGGCAATGCCGTCCGGGTTCCGCTCCCCCTTGCCGTGCAGGATCAAGGCGGTGCGTACGCCGTGGGTCACGCACTCGTTGATGAAACTGAACACTTCCAACCGCGCCTGGTCGACGGTCATGCGATGCAGGTCCAGGCGGGCATCGATCTGGTACTGGCCCAGGCGCAACTTGCGATAGACGCCATGCTGAATGCCTGGGCGCTGATACGCGAGCACGTCGTGACTCTTGAGCGGGTCAACGTTGTCACCGGTCAGTGGATTGCGGTCCTTGGGCGCCTCGTCAACGGCGGCCCGCTGACGTTCCAGGTGGCCGGGAGTCATGGAACGGGAGGCTTGCACGTCGGCGCGGTTGGGTCGCTTGATGCGGCGGACGTCGCTCATTTCCTCCAGGAAGCTGAGCCGTTCGTCTTTTGTGGTCATGGTTCAACCTGATGCTTGCTGTCTCTCACATCCGGACATACGGCAAAGACCCGGACGAAAAGACTGTACCACCAGCCAGGAAAGCAAGGAAGCGGAGGGAAATGGACGGAATGCAGGGCCCAGAACGAAAAAACCCCCGGAGGGGACCGGGGGGAGCATAATTCGGGAAGAAACTTCCCTTAAGCTTTCAGACACCACAGACAGTTATCCCGACGGAGATCAGTCACGAGATAACTGCGCACACCTTAACCATTCCAGGCGCTTTCTGCCGTTGTACATTAGTCTTAAACGGTGTCCGCTTCTCCATGGCGGATACCGCTTTCATCTACACTGTCAGCACAACGACAACGGAGCCCCAGGCCCACCCGGAAAACGACCCATGGTAGCCGAGACGCCAACCCAGCACCCCCAGAACACCCGCGCGATCATGGCGTTCCTGCGCGAGCACACGCCGTTTGCCAACATGGACGAAGCCCATCTGGCGCACTTCGCCGAACATGCCTCGCTGCGTTTCTTCGCCGACAACGATGTGGTCCTGTCTCCCGACGAAGGGCCGGTCCGGACGTTCAACGTGGTCAAGCAGGGGCTGATCCGCGGCGAACGCAATGGCAAGGACGGCGAGCCCGTCACAACCTTCGAGATCAGCCAGGGGGAATGCTTCCCTCTGGCGGCGCTTATCGGCGAGCGCCCCACCCGGACCCTGCACCGGGCCCACGGTGACACCTTCTGCCTGAGCCTGGACCACGATGCCTTCGTCACCCTGTTTTCGGAAAGCGATCCGTTCCGGGATTTCTGCCTGCGCGGGGTCAGCAGCCTGCTGGACCAGGTCAACCAGCGCATCCAGTCCGGCGCCATGGCG includes the following:
- the smrA gene encoding DNA endonuclease SmrA, which translates into the protein MTTKDERLSFLEEMSDVRRIKRPNRADVQASRSMTPGHLERQRAAVDEAPKDRNPLTGDNVDPLKSHDVLAYQRPGIQHGVYRKLRLGQYQIDARLDLHRMTVDQARLEVFSFINECVTHGVRTALILHGKGERNPDGIAQLKSYLAKWLPELDAVMAFHSAQRHHGGTGAVYVMLRKGEKDKQRNRERHGFK